A genomic window from Sporosarcina sp. Marseille-Q4063 includes:
- the dnaI gene encoding primosomal protein DnaI, whose product MEPLGDALKRVVNAPNFAARYDDLRIEIMGNPGIQKFLSEHSTEVNEQMIDRSLGNLYEYSTASHGCDKCTDLSNCKNIMNGFEPKLVIKRDLIEIEYVKCPSKLTDENRRKTASMIESMHMPKDVMEARLHDIDLNENSDVSRISVVEATDAFLASYDQNGELPKRGVYIYGPFGIGKSFILGALANELANRGVKTIVVYVPEFLREIKQSIQDQTLNEKIDFVKKAQVLMLDDFGAEAMSAWTRDEVLGTILQYRMAEQLPTFFTSNLSFDELENHLTYTQRGDKDVVKARRIMERIRMVSTDIKLSGENRRK is encoded by the coding sequence ATGGAACCACTTGGAGATGCATTAAAACGTGTGGTCAATGCGCCAAACTTTGCGGCGCGCTATGATGATTTGCGGATTGAAATCATGGGGAATCCAGGTATTCAAAAGTTTTTGTCCGAACATTCAACAGAAGTCAATGAACAGATGATTGATCGGAGTTTAGGAAACCTTTATGAATATTCTACTGCTTCTCATGGTTGCGATAAGTGCACTGATTTATCGAACTGTAAAAATATCATGAATGGATTTGAACCGAAACTAGTCATTAAACGCGACCTTATTGAAATTGAATATGTGAAGTGTCCATCAAAACTGACAGATGAAAACCGCAGGAAAACGGCTAGCATGATTGAAAGTATGCATATGCCAAAAGATGTGATGGAAGCACGATTACATGATATCGATTTGAATGAAAACTCGGATGTAAGCAGGATTTCAGTTGTAGAAGCTACAGATGCGTTTTTAGCCAGCTATGATCAAAATGGAGAATTACCTAAACGAGGCGTGTATATTTACGGACCTTTTGGAATCGGGAAATCATTCATTCTTGGTGCATTGGCAAATGAACTAGCAAATCGCGGCGTTAAAACAATTGTCGTGTATGTTCCAGAGTTTTTACGTGAAATTAAACAATCGATACAAGATCAAACACTAAATGAAAAAATAGATTTTGTTAAAAAAGCGCAAGTACTGATGTTAGACGATTTCGGAGCAGAGGCAATGTCAGCCTGGACGCGTGATGAAGTGCTCGGAACGATATTGCAATATCGCATGGCTGAGCAACTTCCAACCTTTTTTACGTCGAATTTAAGTTTCGACGAATTGGAGAATCACTTAACGTATACGCAACGCGGCGATAAAGACGTTGTGAAAGCAAGGCGTATCATGGAACGTATTAGAATGGTTTCGACTGATATAAAGTTAAGCGGAGAAAATAGGCGGAAATAA
- a CDS encoding replication initiation and membrane attachment family protein has translation MVALYKELQPVDSFKIQLSHPISDYDRQLLTLFYQPLIGSDAMSLFMTLWADVEHDDDREYTHYYLMNLLSMPLDPIFEARISLEAIGLLRTYVKRDGDARSFIYKLYSPLGAKDFFNDPLLSTFLFSKIGEQPYRNLRARFAAGTTEDETFKEVSRTFLDVYKPVNNGSSVDEGTEIIERNQSEGVPFVNYDFDFNLLKSGLSEQMVPQAALASVPKETISKLAFLYSLSPLDMQKVIMMALDEDLELPDARLRRAAADYYKMSISKEAPVLQKVYAKRQPQQETIQNEKLSREDELLHYLENTPPVDMLRDLNDKEPLSVDVQLAERLINTHDLPIGVVNVLLQYVHIRNDGKITNNYVERIASHWMNKKVSTAKEALEFSRKEHDKYMQWKNEGQKPASNNRRGTGREAMVPEWFFKKDEKKEQPKKMDPDVEERRRRLLENLNARRTEVK, from the coding sequence ATGGTGGCGCTCTATAAAGAATTACAACCAGTGGATTCATTCAAAATACAGTTGTCGCACCCAATTTCGGACTATGACCGGCAACTTCTAACATTATTTTACCAACCGTTAATCGGGTCGGATGCAATGAGTTTGTTTATGACACTTTGGGCTGACGTGGAACATGATGACGACAGGGAATATACGCACTATTATCTTATGAATCTATTATCGATGCCACTGGACCCGATTTTTGAAGCTCGGATTTCACTCGAAGCAATTGGTCTATTGCGTACATATGTGAAAAGAGATGGTGATGCGAGGTCATTTATATATAAATTATACTCACCGCTTGGTGCAAAAGATTTTTTTAATGACCCTTTACTATCTACATTTTTATTTAGTAAAATTGGCGAACAACCATACAGAAATTTAAGAGCGCGTTTTGCAGCTGGAACGACAGAAGATGAAACCTTTAAAGAAGTCTCACGAACGTTTCTGGATGTTTACAAACCAGTTAACAACGGTTCAAGTGTAGATGAAGGTACTGAAATTATTGAAAGGAATCAATCTGAAGGCGTCCCATTCGTCAATTATGATTTTGATTTCAATCTCTTGAAGTCTGGATTATCAGAACAAATGGTGCCGCAAGCAGCCCTGGCGTCTGTCCCGAAGGAAACGATTTCAAAATTAGCATTTCTATATTCATTATCGCCGCTTGATATGCAGAAAGTGATTATGATGGCGTTGGATGAGGATTTGGAATTACCCGATGCCAGGCTTCGCCGCGCTGCCGCGGATTATTATAAAATGAGCATTTCAAAGGAAGCGCCCGTATTGCAAAAGGTGTATGCAAAACGGCAACCGCAGCAAGAAACAATTCAAAACGAAAAGCTTTCCCGTGAGGATGAATTGCTTCATTATCTTGAAAACACGCCGCCTGTCGACATGTTACGTGACCTTAATGATAAAGAACCACTTTCTGTGGATGTTCAATTAGCGGAACGGCTTATTAATACGCATGACTTGCCAATAGGCGTTGTAAACGTCCTCCTACAATATGTGCACATTCGTAACGATGGGAAAATAACAAATAACTATGTTGAACGAATCGCTTCGCATTGGATGAATAAAAAAGTTAGCACTGCGAAAGAAGCTTTGGAATTTTCTCGAAAAGAACATGACAAATACATGCAGTGGAAAAATGAAGGCCAAAAACCGGCTTCCAATAATAGACGGGGAACTGGTCGCGAGGCAATGGTTCCTGAATGGTTTTTCAAAAAAGATGAGAAAAAAGAACAACCTAAAAAGATGGATCCAGACGTGGAAGAACGTCGACGTAGATTGCTTGAAAATCTGAACGCAAGAAGAACAGAGGTGAAGTAA
- the nrdR gene encoding transcriptional regulator NrdR, whose product MKCPACQFNGSKVVDSRPADSNRSIRRRRECESCAFRFTTFEKIEEAPLIVVKKDGSRDEFDGDKILRGLIRACVKRPVNLDDLKDIVYEIEKDLRSSGIAEVNSGDLGELVLERLADVDEVAYVRFASVYRDYQDITVFIDELKNLQTKSEEN is encoded by the coding sequence ATGAAATGCCCGGCATGCCAATTTAATGGATCAAAAGTTGTTGATTCTCGACCTGCTGACAGCAACAGGTCAATTCGGCGACGAAGGGAATGCGAATCATGCGCTTTTCGTTTTACAACGTTCGAAAAAATTGAAGAAGCACCCCTGATTGTCGTGAAAAAAGATGGGTCGCGCGATGAATTCGACGGCGATAAAATCCTTCGCGGACTTATTCGTGCATGTGTGAAACGTCCTGTAAACCTTGATGATTTAAAAGATATTGTTTATGAAATTGAGAAAGATTTGAGAAGTTCTGGTATTGCGGAAGTGAATTCAGGTGATTTGGGCGAGTTGGTTTTGGAAAGACTAGCAGACGTTGATGAAGTTGCATATGTTCGATTTGCATCTGTTTACCGTGATTATCAGGATATTACCGTATTTATTGATGAACTGAAAAATCTTCAAACTAAATCGGAAGAGAATTAA
- a CDS encoding M23 family metallopeptidase, giving the protein MIDAREPIIVEFPLRGEWYSPNTPGTKIPSHGTNQLGSRYAYDFIQVDWERKGWPAYRTSLAQYLLFGVPLDEYYCWGQDVYAPCNGIIVQAKDGYKERARTKLLSDMSNAYKNAQHFDPKKDDIQSVAGNYIIIECADNVYAGLVHLQTGSIRVSVGQHVKKGDVIGRVGHSGNSFAPHLHFQLMDNNDIAIAKGLPVAFEQYEVFKNGIWEKINNGIPTNKDRIRFQKSNEWE; this is encoded by the coding sequence ATGATTGACGCACGTGAGCCGATAATTGTGGAGTTTCCTTTGAGAGGTGAATGGTACTCTCCTAACACGCCAGGGACAAAAATTCCGAGTCACGGCACAAACCAATTAGGATCAAGATATGCTTATGACTTTATTCAAGTGGATTGGGAAAGAAAGGGTTGGCCCGCTTATCGTACTAGTTTGGCGCAATATTTACTTTTTGGAGTTCCTTTAGATGAATATTATTGTTGGGGGCAAGACGTATATGCACCTTGCAATGGGATTATTGTCCAAGCAAAGGATGGTTATAAAGAACGAGCAAGAACAAAATTGCTGTCAGATATGTCTAACGCTTATAAAAACGCTCAGCATTTCGACCCGAAAAAAGACGATATACAATCAGTTGCTGGTAACTACATCATTATAGAGTGTGCCGATAATGTATATGCTGGATTAGTCCATCTTCAAACAGGTTCAATTCGGGTTTCGGTTGGCCAGCATGTAAAAAAAGGTGATGTAATTGGTAGAGTTGGTCATTCAGGCAATTCTTTTGCTCCGCATTTGCATTTTCAACTTATGGATAATAATGACATAGCTATTGCAAAAGGATTGCCTGTTGCTTTTGAACAATACGAAGTATTTAAGAATGGCATATGGGAAAAAATAAATAATGGGATTCCAACAAATAAGGATAGAATAAGATTTCAAAAATCTAATGAATGGGAATAA
- a CDS encoding DUF4181 domain-containing protein, whose translation MDLVYFPESYNLFIVTVLVFTFIRMLIRAFFEWKYSKYLKQFILTLTETFILLAALIVFAKFNLLY comes from the coding sequence GTGGACCTTGTATATTTTCCTGAATCTTATAACCTGTTCATTGTTACTGTCCTGGTTTTCACATTCATACGTATGCTAATTAGGGCGTTTTTTGAGTGGAAGTATTCTAAGTATCTAAAACAGTTTATTTTGACTTTAACCGAGACTTTTATTTTATTGGCAGCTCTTATCGTATTCGCGAAATTTAATTTACTTTATTAA
- a CDS encoding DUF4181 domain-containing protein, translating into MIAIITILIAILILDQFINRKLITKLNIEESELDVKYVNKLHKYGERILYWASFIVMIIAINEFPRLRILIFVSMAAVFAFRTIMKSIFTRESKTYLLSAITCVLFILGLVIYRVTDFFNVI; encoded by the coding sequence ATGATAGCCATTATTACTATTCTAATTGCCATTCTAATTTTAGATCAATTTATCAATCGAAAGCTAATAACAAAATTGAATATAGAGGAATCTGAATTAGATGTAAAATACGTAAACAAACTACATAAATATGGTGAAAGAATACTCTACTGGGCTAGTTTTATTGTGATGATTATAGCAATAAATGAATTTCCACGCCTTAGAATATTGATTTTTGTAAGTATGGCTGCTGTGTTTGCTTTTCGTACCATAATGAAATCGATTTTCACAAGAGAAAGTAAAACATATCTCCTAAGTGCTATAACTTGTGTCTTATTCATTTTAGGATTGGTGATTTATAGGGTAACAGATTTTTTTAATGTAATTTAA
- a CDS encoding DUF4181 domain-containing protein codes for MIWFFLRIALIFVVIFILMSTAKSLARRIFNIEKVSEDSPSRNYVKQLHQEVDKPFINYSLVILFVVLVVDLVYFPESYNLFIVTVLVFTFIRMLIRAFFEWKYSKYPKQFFLTLTEIVILLAAVIVVAKFNLLY; via the coding sequence ATGATTTGGTTTTTTCTAAGGATCGCTTTAATTTTTGTGGTTATTTTTATTTTGATGTCTACAGCAAAATCCCTTGCACGAAGGATTTTTAATATTGAGAAAGTAAGTGAGGATTCTCCCTCTCGCAATTATGTAAAACAATTACATCAGGAAGTAGATAAACCATTTATAAACTATTCTTTGGTTATCTTATTTGTTGTTCTTGTAGTAGACCTTGTATATTTTCCTGAATCTTATAACCTGTTCATTGTTACTGTCCTGGTTTTCACATTCATACGTATGCTAATTAGGGCGTTTTTTGAGTGGAAGTATTCTAAGTATCCAAAACAGTTTTTTTTAACTTTAACCGAGATTGTTATTTTATTGGCAGCTGTTATCGTAGTCGCGAAATTTAATTTACTTTATTAA
- a CDS encoding DUF3784 domain-containing protein has product MLLSVGIFSFTVFGVFLLSGKGTFLIAGFNTLPRGEKAKYDKLALGKFYGKTILALSASMVFWLLSDILQNNVLFIIGLILFVAVIIFSLLYSNLGDRFKKNRIK; this is encoded by the coding sequence ATGTTATTAAGTGTTGGTATTTTTTCATTTACTGTTTTCGGTGTATTTCTGTTGAGTGGAAAAGGAACATTTCTTATTGCAGGATTTAACACGCTGCCTAGAGGGGAAAAAGCAAAATACGATAAACTAGCGTTGGGTAAATTCTACGGAAAAACCATTCTGGCTTTATCAGCAAGTATGGTATTTTGGTTATTAAGCGACATACTACAAAACAATGTATTATTCATTATTGGTTTGATATTATTTGTAGCTGTTATTATATTTAGCTTACTGTATTCTAATTTGGGAGATCGATTTAAAAAAAATAGGATAAAATAA
- a CDS encoding glyceraldehyde-3-phosphate dehydrogenase: MTTSIAINGFGRIGRMVFRQMILEDDVRIVAVNASYPSETLAHLIKYDTNHGTFNGEIIAEKDALVVNGKRVKLVSERDPVKLPWKELGVDIVIEATGKFNERDKAALHLKAGAKKVILTAPGKNEDITIVLGVNDEKLDIDKHEVISNASCTTNCLAPVAKVLNDAFGIENGLMTTVHAFTTDQNNLDNPHKDLRRARACAQSIIPTSTGAAKALSLVLPELEGKIHGMALRIPTPNVSLVDLVVDLKQDVTVEMVNDAFKKAAKSNMSGILAYTTDPVVSVDLNTTTESAIVDGLSTIVMGTRKVKVLAWYDNEWGYSARVVDLAKRVGYALSLKLSA, from the coding sequence ATGACTACTTCTATTGCGATTAACGGGTTCGGAAGAATTGGACGAATGGTTTTCCGTCAGATGATTTTGGAGGATGATGTAAGGATTGTTGCGGTAAATGCGTCATATCCATCGGAAACACTCGCTCATTTGATTAAGTATGACACAAATCACGGAACGTTTAATGGTGAAATCATTGCCGAAAAAGATGCGCTTGTTGTAAATGGTAAACGAGTGAAGCTTGTATCGGAAAGAGATCCAGTCAAACTTCCTTGGAAAGAGCTAGGTGTCGATATCGTTATAGAAGCGACAGGTAAATTTAACGAGCGTGACAAGGCGGCCCTTCATTTGAAAGCTGGTGCTAAAAAGGTAATTTTGACAGCACCGGGTAAAAATGAAGATATCACGATTGTCCTTGGCGTGAATGATGAAAAACTTGATATTGATAAACATGAGGTTATTTCGAATGCTAGTTGTACGACGAACTGTCTTGCGCCAGTTGCAAAAGTGCTGAATGATGCTTTTGGAATTGAGAACGGCTTGATGACGACTGTTCATGCATTTACGACAGATCAAAATAATTTAGATAATCCGCATAAAGACTTACGTCGAGCACGCGCATGTGCGCAGTCCATCATTCCGACTTCGACAGGTGCTGCGAAAGCGCTGTCATTGGTCTTGCCGGAATTGGAAGGTAAAATTCATGGTATGGCACTGCGCATACCGACGCCGAACGTTTCACTTGTTGACCTTGTTGTTGATCTTAAACAAGATGTGACGGTGGAAATGGTGAATGATGCATTCAAAAAGGCGGCAAAATCAAACATGTCAGGGATTCTTGCTTATACAACAGATCCTGTGGTTTCTGTAGATTTGAATACAACTACGGAGTCTGCAATTGTTGATGGGCTTTCGACGATTGTCATGGGGACTAGAAAAGTTAAGGTGCTTGCTTGGTATGACAATGAGTGGGGCTATTCTGCACGCGTTGTTGATTTGGCGAAGAGAGTTGGCTATGCTTTAAGTTTGAAATTAAGTGCATAA
- the coaE gene encoding dephospho-CoA kinase (Dephospho-CoA kinase (CoaE) performs the final step in coenzyme A biosynthesis.) yields MIVGLTGSIASGKSTVSEMLQEKGFPIVDADKIARQVVEPGTSVIQEISEHFGDGVLNEDGSLNREKLGERIFKNEDERNKLNAIIHPAIRNEMIRQKEQWISKGARTVIMDIPLLFESKLQSFVEKIIVVSVTPEVQKERLMARNKLNEQEAVERINSQLPMVEKEAGADAVIDNNGTITETKMQLESLLEKWGLKA; encoded by the coding sequence ATGATCGTTGGTCTTACAGGCAGTATTGCCAGCGGAAAAAGTACTGTATCCGAAATGCTTCAGGAGAAAGGATTTCCAATTGTGGATGCTGATAAAATTGCTCGTCAAGTCGTCGAACCGGGAACTTCGGTGATTCAGGAAATCAGCGAACACTTTGGTGATGGTGTTTTGAATGAAGATGGGTCATTGAATCGCGAGAAACTTGGCGAACGAATATTTAAGAATGAAGATGAGCGTAATAAACTAAATGCTATTATTCATCCCGCTATTCGAAATGAAATGATCCGGCAAAAAGAACAATGGATTTCAAAGGGAGCTAGAACGGTCATTATGGATATCCCGCTTTTATTCGAAAGCAAATTGCAATCTTTTGTTGAGAAAATCATTGTTGTTTCAGTGACACCCGAGGTTCAAAAAGAACGACTGATGGCTAGAAATAAACTGAATGAACAAGAGGCCGTTGAACGTATTAACTCTCAACTTCCAATGGTTGAGAAAGAGGCCGGTGCGGACGCGGTCATTGATAACAACGGTACCATTACAGAAACAAAAATGCAGTTGGAATCCTTATTGGAAAAATGGGGCTTGAAAGCGTAG
- the mutM gene encoding bifunctional DNA-formamidopyrimidine glycosylase/DNA-(apurinic or apyrimidinic site) lyase, which produces MPELPEVEGVVRAFAPEAIGRTIKDVTVSDVVIESKKQGREAIIKGMSTDDFIQQMKQMSIVNVTRRSKYIYMDLQKGNNDYLLVSHLGMSGAWFVVNSIDEISELKFRRHIHVIFTMEDGGLLVYSDIRRFGELRLLNVEADHPPLLKMAPEPFDGLACSHFLDLARLPKYAEKPIKEVIMDGQVISGCGNIYATEALFKMNIHPTRKARRISLKRKTELFYVIVKILQESIDAGGSTISDYRNINGESGDMQNRLKMYGRKVCLNCETDTKSVRIAGRTSVYCPKCQR; this is translated from the coding sequence ATGCCTGAATTACCTGAAGTTGAAGGCGTAGTTCGTGCATTTGCACCAGAGGCGATCGGACGAACGATAAAAGATGTAACTGTTTCTGATGTTGTGATTGAATCGAAAAAGCAGGGAAGAGAAGCAATTATTAAAGGAATGTCCACCGATGATTTTATCCAACAAATGAAGCAAATGTCGATTGTAAATGTGACTAGGCGTAGTAAATATATTTACATGGACTTGCAAAAAGGGAATAACGACTACCTCCTCGTCAGCCATCTTGGCATGTCGGGAGCGTGGTTCGTTGTCAATTCGATTGATGAAATTTCGGAACTAAAGTTTCGAAGACATATTCATGTGATCTTTACGATGGAGGACGGCGGGCTGCTTGTCTATTCCGACATCCGCCGTTTCGGCGAACTGCGGTTACTAAATGTGGAAGCGGATCATCCGCCGCTACTGAAAATGGCGCCGGAGCCATTTGATGGATTGGCATGCAGCCACTTTCTGGATTTGGCTCGGCTTCCCAAATATGCCGAAAAACCAATAAAAGAAGTCATCATGGACGGACAAGTCATTTCTGGTTGCGGCAATATTTATGCAACGGAAGCGCTCTTTAAAATGAACATACATCCAACGAGAAAAGCTAGACGAATAAGTTTAAAGCGAAAGACGGAGTTGTTTTATGTCATCGTCAAGATATTGCAAGAAAGCATTGATGCAGGCGGGAGCACGATTTCTGATTACCGAAATATAAATGGAGAATCAGGAGACATGCAGAATCGCTTGAAAATGTACGGTAGAAAAGTATGCCTCAATTGCGAAACGGATACGAAAAGTGTAAGGATTGCGGGCAGAACTTCGGTTTATTGCCCAAAATGTCAAAGATGA